From Phalacrocorax carbo chromosome 8, bPhaCar2.1, whole genome shotgun sequence, a single genomic window includes:
- the RPS14 gene encoding small ribosomal subunit protein uS11, whose translation MAPRKGKEKKEEQVISLGPQVAEGENVFGVCHIFASFNDTFVHVTDLSGKETICRVTGGMKVKADRDESSPYAAMLAAQDVAQRCKELGITALHIKLRATGGNRTKTPGPGAQSALRALARSGMKIGRIEDVTPIPSDSTRRKGGRRGRRL comes from the exons ATGGCACCTCGTAAGggcaaggaaaagaaggaagaacaggTCATCAGCTTGGGGCCTCAGGTTGCCGAAGGAGAAAACGTCTTTGGCGTCTGCCATATCTTTGCTTCTTTCAATGACACTTTCGTCCATGTGACTGATCTCTCTGGCAA GGAAACCATCTGCCGCGTGACCGGTGGCATGAAGGTGAAGGCAGACAGAGATGAGTCTTCTCCCTACGCGGCTATGCTGGCGGCCCAGGACGTTGCCCAGAGGTGCAAGGAACTGGGCATCACTGCCCTGCACATCAAGCTGCGTGCTACTGGTGGCAATAG GACCAAGACTCCTGGACCTGGTGCCCAGTCAGCCCTGAGAGCTCTGGCCCGATCTGGAATGAAGATCGGCCGCATTG AGGATGTCACACCCATCCCCTCTGACAGCACTCGCAGAAAGGGTGGTCGCCGTGGACGTCGCCTGTAA